Proteins encoded within one genomic window of Armatimonadota bacterium:
- a CDS encoding L-ribulose-5-phosphate 4-epimerase, whose amino-acid sequence MLEELKFLVCKYNKLLPAYGLVTMTSGNVSGRDFESGLVVIKPSGVAFEDLAPEDMIVVDQEGNVVEGKLKPSVDTITHLYVYRHMPKVGSIIHTHSNYATAFAALGRQIPCCLTAIADEFGGPIPCSDYAPVGGDEIGREIVAKVGASPAILMKNHGVFTLGRTVQEAFKAAVMVEDVAKTVHLALLIGEPEELPAIEIERAHRQYIEKYGQC is encoded by the coding sequence GACTGGTAACAATGACCAGCGGCAACGTAAGCGGAAGAGACTTTGAATCTGGGTTGGTTGTAATCAAGCCTAGTGGTGTAGCTTTTGAGGATCTTGCACCGGAAGATATGATTGTAGTTGACCAGGAAGGTAATGTTGTCGAAGGCAAACTCAAACCTTCGGTTGATACAATCACCCATCTTTATGTATACCGCCACATGCCTAAGGTGGGCAGCATAATTCATACCCATTCGAATTACGCTACTGCATTCGCAGCTCTTGGAAGGCAAATTCCTTGCTGTCTGACCGCCATAGCCGACGAGTTCGGTGGACCTATACCGTGTTCGGATTATGCCCCAGTTGGCGGTGATGAAATCGGTCGAGAGATTGTAGCTAAAGTCGGAGCATCGCCGGCAATTCTTATGAAAAACCATGGGGTATTCACACTTGGCCGCACTGTTCAAGAGGCATTCAAGGCAGCGGTTATGGTTGAAGACGTTGCTAAAACTGTTCACCTTGCGCTTCTCATTGGAGAACCAGAAGAGCTTCCAGCCATTGAAATAGAACGAGCGCATAGGCAGTATATTGAAAAATATGGTCAGTGTTAA